From Solea solea chromosome 20, fSolSol10.1, whole genome shotgun sequence, one genomic window encodes:
- the LOC131447316 gene encoding E3 ubiquitin-protein ligase RING2-A-like isoform X1, translated as MAAPVNIQTTSKTWELSLYELHRSPQQEAIMDGTEVAVSPRSLHSELMCPICLDMLKNTMTTKECLHRFCSDCIVTALRSGNKECPTCRKKLVSRRSLRRDSNFDALISKIYPSREEYEAHQQRVLDRLNRLHNPDALSSSIEEGLRQQARYRSERNHRVKKPTQESDNTTFSGGEDNGDTRSHVSHDSTPSHMPHPCGQTSSEAGPSRKRPRVSEDGSGLEADSGSPTPPLRHQEEGPASEIELVFRPQPQLVHRHDYNQTRFVKTTANATVDHLSKYLALRIALEDRRTNEETQDRGREGSSLSQVSEKQYTIYIITQGGQFSTLNGSLTLELVNEKYWKVRKPLELYYAPTKEQPAPSPPHHQRSPLPQREG; from the exons ATGGCAGCACCGGTGAACATCCAGACAACGAGCAAGACGTGGGAGTTGAGTCTGTACGAGCTGCACAGGAGCCCGCAG CAGGAGGCGATCATGGACGGGACAGAGGTGGCCGTGTCTCCTCGCTCTCTGCACAGCGAGCTCATGTGTCCCATCTGTCTGGACATGCTGAAGAACACCATGACAACCAAAGAGTGTCTGCACCGCTTCTGCTCCGACTGCATCGTCACCGCTCTGCGATCAGG GAACAAGGAGTGTCCAACCTGCAGGAAGAAGTTGGTGTCCCGACGTTCGCTGCGTCGAGACTCTAACTTTGACGCGCTGATCTCTAAAATCTACCCGAGTCGCGAAGAGTACGAGGCTCATCAGCAGCGAGTCCTGGATCGACTCAACCGACTCCACAACCCGGACGCTCTGAGCTCCAGCATCGAGGAGGGGCTGAGACAACAGGCGCGCTACAGGTCTGAGAG GAACCACCGGGTGAAGAAGCCGACTCAGGAAAGTGACAACACCACATTCAGTGGTGGGGAAGACAACGGTGACACCCGGTCACACGTGTCCCATGACTCCACCCCCTCACACATGCCACACCCCTGTGGGCAGACATCCTCAGAGGCCGGGCCGAGCCGCAAGAGGCCGCGTGTCTCAGAGGACGGCTCGGGGCTAGAGGCTGACAGCGGGAGCCCGACGCCTCCACTGAGACACCAGGAAGAGGGGCCGGCCTCAGAGATCGAGCTGGTGTTCAGACCACAACCACAGCTAGTCCACCGCCACGACTACAACCAGACCAG ATTTGTGAAGACGACAGCCAACGCCACTGTGGACCATCTGTCCAAATACCTGGCTCTGCGCATTGCTCTAGAGGACAGACGGACCAATGAGGAGACACAGgacagggggagggaggggtccAGTCTGAGCCAAGTCAGTGAGAAACAGTACACCATCTACATCATCACCCAAGGAGGACAGTTCTCT acgCTGAACGGTTCTCTGACTCTGGAACTCGTCAATGAGAAATACTGGAAGGTCAGGAAACCGCTGGAGCTCTACTATGCTCCCACCAAGGAGCAACCTGCACCATCACCTCCCCACCACCAGaggtctcctcttcctcagagggagggatga
- the lgals17 gene encoding galectin 17: MRFTAHSACLLISCLLHSSLSSATRFLAVSCTVGEQALLPCWWKSVLKDVDPSPPHIQWRTITAEMVFEQWGVRQWQANEYKDRVQVPEALLDSGDCSLVIKEVQMDDTGKYESFMMVEKDRSRKTRVFIQGVKLSVTNHKSHETRRVGGDLVLDLRTRLSERVVFQSRENSSAWTDVWMRNDKDGQRLEKHPIKEQLTIKNLKSSDAGTYQVLDEHDRAISRVRLSVEGFSEADVFRDAGDRSSSASLLVCFALVASFHVQLQS, translated from the exons ATGAG GTTCACCGCTCACTCTGCGTGTTTGCTGATCAGCTGTTTGCTTC actcctccctctcctccgcCACTCGCTTCCTCGCTGTCTCCTGCACCGTGGGTGAGCAGGCGCTCCTTCCCTGTTGGTGGAAGAGTGTCCTGAAGGACGTGGACCCGTCCCCTCCTCACATCCAGTGGAGGACCATCACGGCGGAGATGGTCTTTGAACAGTGGGGGGTCCGGCAGTGGCAGGCGAACGAGTACAAAGACAGGGTCCAGGTCCCTGAGGCGCTTTTGGACTCTGGAGACTGCTCTCTGGTCATCAAAGAAGTCCAGATGGACGACACGGGGAAGTACGAGAGCTTCATGATGGTGGAGAAAGACAGGTCCAGAAAGACCCGGGTCTTCATTCAGGGCGTCAAACTGTCTGTGACAA ACCACAAATCCCATGAGACTCGGCGTGTGGGTGGCGACCTGGTCCTGGATCTGCGAACCCGACTTTCTGAGCGAGTCGTCTTCcagagcagaga GAACAGCTCAGCGTGGACAGACGTGTGGATGAGGAACGACAAGGACGGTCAGCGTCTGGAAAAACATCCCATAAAAGAACAGCTGACCATCAAGAATCTGAAGAGCTCGGACGCAGGAACGTACCAAGTCCTGGACGAACACGACCGCGCCATCAGCAGAGTGCGGCTCTCTGTGGAgg GATTCAGTGAAGCGGACGTTTTCAGAGACGCCGGCGACAGAAGCAGCAGCGCGTCGCTCCTCGTCTGCTTCGCTCTGGTCGCCAGTTTCCACGTCCAGCTTCAGTCCTGA
- the rps18 gene encoding small ribosomal subunit protein uS13 yields the protein MSLVIPEKFQHILRVLNTNIDGRRKIAFAITAIKGVGRRYAHVVLRKADIDLSKRAGELTEEEVERVVTIMQNPRQYKIPDWFLNRQKDVKDGKYSQVLANGLDNKLREDLERLKKIRAHRGLRHFWGLRVRGQHTKTTGRRGRTVGVSKKK from the exons ATG TCTCTCGTCATCCCTGAGAAGTTCCAGCACATTCTTCGTGTTCTCAACACGAACATCGATGGTCGGAGGAAAATCGCCTTCGCCATCACTGCCATCAAG GGAGTTGGCAGACGTTATGCCCATGTCGTCCTGAGGAAGGCAGACATCGACCTGAGCAAGAGAGCGGGAGAGCtgacggaggaggag GTGGAGCGAGTGGTGACCATCATGCAGAATCCTCGTCAGTACAAGATCCCAGACTGGTTTCTGAACAGACAGAAGGACGTGAAGGACGGCAAATACagccag GTCCTCGCCAACGGTCTGGACAACAAGCTGAGAGAAGACCTGGAGCGGCTGAAGAAGATCAGGGCTCATCGTGGACTCAGACACTTCTGGGG TCTGCGCGTGCGCGGTCAGCACACGAAGACCACCGGCCGCCGTGGACGCACCGTGGGCGTGTCCAAGAAGAAGTAA
- the LOC131447316 gene encoding E3 ubiquitin-protein ligase RING2-A-like isoform X3 → MAAPVNIQTTSKTWELSLYELHRSPQQEAIMDGTEVAVSPRSLHSELMCPICLDMLKNTMTTKECLHRFCSDCIVTALRSGNKECPTCRKKLVSRRSLRRDSNFDALISKIYPSREEYEAHQQRVLDRLNRLHNPDALSSSIEEGLRQQARYRNHRVKKPTQESDNTTFSGGEDNGDTRSHVSHDSTPSHMPHPCGQTSSEAGPSRKRPRVSEDGSGLEADSGSPTPPLRHQEEGPASEIELVFRPQPQLVHRHDYNQTRFVKTTANATVDHLSKYLALRIALEDRRTNEETQDRGREGSSLSQVSEKQYTIYIITQGGQFSTLNGSLTLELVNEKYWKVRKPLELYYAPTKEQPAPSPPHHQRSPLPQREG, encoded by the exons ATGGCAGCACCGGTGAACATCCAGACAACGAGCAAGACGTGGGAGTTGAGTCTGTACGAGCTGCACAGGAGCCCGCAG CAGGAGGCGATCATGGACGGGACAGAGGTGGCCGTGTCTCCTCGCTCTCTGCACAGCGAGCTCATGTGTCCCATCTGTCTGGACATGCTGAAGAACACCATGACAACCAAAGAGTGTCTGCACCGCTTCTGCTCCGACTGCATCGTCACCGCTCTGCGATCAGG GAACAAGGAGTGTCCAACCTGCAGGAAGAAGTTGGTGTCCCGACGTTCGCTGCGTCGAGACTCTAACTTTGACGCGCTGATCTCTAAAATCTACCCGAGTCGCGAAGAGTACGAGGCTCATCAGCAGCGAGTCCTGGATCGACTCAACCGACTCCACAACCCGGACGCTCTGAGCTCCAGCATCGAGGAGGGGCTGAGACAACAGGCGCGCTACAG GAACCACCGGGTGAAGAAGCCGACTCAGGAAAGTGACAACACCACATTCAGTGGTGGGGAAGACAACGGTGACACCCGGTCACACGTGTCCCATGACTCCACCCCCTCACACATGCCACACCCCTGTGGGCAGACATCCTCAGAGGCCGGGCCGAGCCGCAAGAGGCCGCGTGTCTCAGAGGACGGCTCGGGGCTAGAGGCTGACAGCGGGAGCCCGACGCCTCCACTGAGACACCAGGAAGAGGGGCCGGCCTCAGAGATCGAGCTGGTGTTCAGACCACAACCACAGCTAGTCCACCGCCACGACTACAACCAGACCAG ATTTGTGAAGACGACAGCCAACGCCACTGTGGACCATCTGTCCAAATACCTGGCTCTGCGCATTGCTCTAGAGGACAGACGGACCAATGAGGAGACACAGgacagggggagggaggggtccAGTCTGAGCCAAGTCAGTGAGAAACAGTACACCATCTACATCATCACCCAAGGAGGACAGTTCTCT acgCTGAACGGTTCTCTGACTCTGGAACTCGTCAATGAGAAATACTGGAAGGTCAGGAAACCGCTGGAGCTCTACTATGCTCCCACCAAGGAGCAACCTGCACCATCACCTCCCCACCACCAGaggtctcctcttcctcagagggagggatga
- the vps52 gene encoding vacuolar protein sorting-associated protein 52 homolog isoform X2 produces MTHLNLGELDLTTDEYILDEVDIHIQANLEDDLVKEALKTGVDLRQYSKQVEVELQRIEQVSIRDYIKESQNIALLHNQITACDAILERMEGMLSGFQSDLSSISSEIQTLQQQSVSMNVRLKNRQAIRSHLSQLVDELVVPGAMISTILESPVTEQDFLEQLHELNNKINFAKELSFRETLACSDIQDIVDRLKIKAVSKIREFILQKIYSFRKPMTNYQIPQNTLLKYRFFYQFLLANERAVAKEIRDEYVDTMSKIYYSYFKSYSSRLLKVQYEEVADKDDLMGVEDTAKKGFFSKPSLKSRNTIFTLGQRGAVLSPSELEGPILVPHTVQRGDSRYPYETLFRSQHYALLDNGCREFLFLCDFFMAAGNSALDLFNSIMGKTLSMFLKSMSTYVSDCYDSIAVFLCIHIILRFRAITAKRNIPALDKYWDAVLELLWPRFELILEMNIHSIRNTDPQRLGVLDTRPHYITRRYAEFSSAIVSINQTFPNERTNALLGQLQVEVENFVLKMAAEFPSRRDQLIFLINNYDMMLGVLMERAADDSKEVEGFQQLLLARTQEFIEEILSPPFGGMIAFVKEAEALMEKGQLDRLKNDEARVTQLVRGFSSSWKQSVESMSQDVMRSFTNFKNGTSIIQGALTQLIQYYHGFHKVLNQPTFRSLAVRSELINLHHLMVEVKKHKPNF; encoded by the exons ATGACTCACCTGAACCTTGGAGAACTGGACCTCACCACTGATGAGTACATCCTCGATGAAGTGGACA TTCACATTCAGGCCAACCTGGAGGACGACCTGGTGAAGGAGGCGCTGAAGACG gGTGTTGACCTGCGACAGTACTCCAAAcaggtggaggtggagctgCAGAGGATCGAGCAGGTGTCCATCAGAGACT ACATCAAAGAGAGTCAGAACATCGCTCTCCTGCACAACCAGATCACCGCCTGTGACGCCATACTGGAG CGTATGGAGGGCATGCTGAGCGGCTTCCAGAGCGACCTGTCGTCCATCAGCAGTGAGATCCagacgctgcagcagcagtccGTCAGCATGAACGTGCGTCTGAAGAACCGTCAGGCCATACGCAGCCACCTCAGCCAGCTGGTGGACGAGCTGGTGGTTCCTGGAGCCATGATCTC CACCATCCTGGAGAGTCCGGTGACGGAGCAGGACTTCCTGGAGCAGCTTCACGAGCTCAACAACAAGATCAACTTTGCCAAAGAGCTGAGCTTCAGAGAGACGCTCGCCTGCTCCGACATCCAGGACATTGTCGACCGCCTCAAAATCAAG GCTGTGTCGAAGATCAGAGAGTTCATCCTGCAGAAGATCTACTCTTTCAGGAAGCCGATGACCAACTACCAGATCCCTCAGAACACTCTGCTCAAATACAG GTTTTTTTACCAGTTCCTCTTGGCCAATGAGAGGGCGGTTGCCAAGGAGATCCGAGATGAGTACGTGGACACGATGAGCAAGATTTACTACAGTTACTTCAAGTCATACAGCAGCAGGCTGCTCAAAGTGCAG TACGAGGAGGTGGCGGACAAAGACGACCTGATGGGAGTGGAAGACACGGCCAAGAAAG GTTTCTTCTCTAAACCTTCTCTGAAGAGCAGGAACACCATCTTCACCCTGGGACAGCGAGGAGCTGTCCTGAGTCCAAGTGAACTGGAGGGGCCAATACTGGTCCCACACACTGTCCAGAGAGGAGAcagcaga TATCCTTATGAGACGCTGTTTCGCAGTCAGCACTACGCACTGCTGGACAATGGCTGCAGAGAGTTCCTCTTCCTGTGCGACTTCTTCATGGCTGCAGGAAACTCCGCCCTCGACCTCTTCAACAGCATCATGGGCAAAACGCTCAGCATGTTTCTG AAAAGTATGTCCACGTACGTCTCTGACTGCTACGACAGCATCGCCGTGTTCCTGTGTATCCACATCATCCTGAGGTTCAGAGCCATCACCGCCAAGAGGAACATCCCCGCCCTCGACAA gtaCTGGGACGCTGTGCTGGAGCTGCTGTGGCCGAGGTTTGAGTTGATCCTGGAGATGAACATCCACAGCATCAGAAACACAGACCCTCAGAGACTGGGAGTACTGGACACCAGACCACACTAT atcACTCGTCGTTACGCAGAGTTCTCGTCAGCCATCGTCAGCATCAACCAGACGTTTCCCAACGAGAGAACCAACGCTCTGCTGGGACAACTGCAG GTGGAAGTGGAGAACTTTGTCCTGAAGATGGCAGCAGAGTTTCCCTCCAGACGAGATCAGCTCATCTTCCTCATTAATAATTATGATATGATGCTGGGTGTCCTCATG GAGAGGGCAGCAGACGACAGTAAAGAGGTTGAAGGTTTCCAGCAGCTTCTTCTGGCCAGAACACAG GAGTTTATCGAGGAGATTTTGTCTCCGCCCTTTGGCGGGATGATTGCTTTCGTGAAGGAGGCCGAGGCACTGATGGAGAAAGGTCAACTCGACCGACTGAAGAACGATGAAG CTCGGGTGACTCAGCTGGTCCGAGGGTTTTCATCTTCATGGAAACAGTCGGTGGAATCGATGAGTCAGGACGTCATGAGGTCCTTCACCAACTTCAAGAATGGCACCAGTATCatacag GGCGCCCTCACTCAGCTCATCCAGTATTACCACGGCTTCCACAAGGTCCTGAACCAGCCGACGTTCCGCAGCCTGGCCGTCCGCTCCGAGCTCATCAACCTGCACCACCTGATGGTCGAGGTCAAGAAGCACAAACCCAACTTCTAA
- the LOC131447316 gene encoding E3 ubiquitin-protein ligase RING2-A-like isoform X2, giving the protein MAAPVNIQTTSKTWELSLYELHRSPQEAIMDGTEVAVSPRSLHSELMCPICLDMLKNTMTTKECLHRFCSDCIVTALRSGNKECPTCRKKLVSRRSLRRDSNFDALISKIYPSREEYEAHQQRVLDRLNRLHNPDALSSSIEEGLRQQARYRSERNHRVKKPTQESDNTTFSGGEDNGDTRSHVSHDSTPSHMPHPCGQTSSEAGPSRKRPRVSEDGSGLEADSGSPTPPLRHQEEGPASEIELVFRPQPQLVHRHDYNQTRFVKTTANATVDHLSKYLALRIALEDRRTNEETQDRGREGSSLSQVSEKQYTIYIITQGGQFSTLNGSLTLELVNEKYWKVRKPLELYYAPTKEQPAPSPPHHQRSPLPQREG; this is encoded by the exons ATGGCAGCACCGGTGAACATCCAGACAACGAGCAAGACGTGGGAGTTGAGTCTGTACGAGCTGCACAGGAGCCCGCAG GAGGCGATCATGGACGGGACAGAGGTGGCCGTGTCTCCTCGCTCTCTGCACAGCGAGCTCATGTGTCCCATCTGTCTGGACATGCTGAAGAACACCATGACAACCAAAGAGTGTCTGCACCGCTTCTGCTCCGACTGCATCGTCACCGCTCTGCGATCAGG GAACAAGGAGTGTCCAACCTGCAGGAAGAAGTTGGTGTCCCGACGTTCGCTGCGTCGAGACTCTAACTTTGACGCGCTGATCTCTAAAATCTACCCGAGTCGCGAAGAGTACGAGGCTCATCAGCAGCGAGTCCTGGATCGACTCAACCGACTCCACAACCCGGACGCTCTGAGCTCCAGCATCGAGGAGGGGCTGAGACAACAGGCGCGCTACAGGTCTGAGAG GAACCACCGGGTGAAGAAGCCGACTCAGGAAAGTGACAACACCACATTCAGTGGTGGGGAAGACAACGGTGACACCCGGTCACACGTGTCCCATGACTCCACCCCCTCACACATGCCACACCCCTGTGGGCAGACATCCTCAGAGGCCGGGCCGAGCCGCAAGAGGCCGCGTGTCTCAGAGGACGGCTCGGGGCTAGAGGCTGACAGCGGGAGCCCGACGCCTCCACTGAGACACCAGGAAGAGGGGCCGGCCTCAGAGATCGAGCTGGTGTTCAGACCACAACCACAGCTAGTCCACCGCCACGACTACAACCAGACCAG ATTTGTGAAGACGACAGCCAACGCCACTGTGGACCATCTGTCCAAATACCTGGCTCTGCGCATTGCTCTAGAGGACAGACGGACCAATGAGGAGACACAGgacagggggagggaggggtccAGTCTGAGCCAAGTCAGTGAGAAACAGTACACCATCTACATCATCACCCAAGGAGGACAGTTCTCT acgCTGAACGGTTCTCTGACTCTGGAACTCGTCAATGAGAAATACTGGAAGGTCAGGAAACCGCTGGAGCTCTACTATGCTCCCACCAAGGAGCAACCTGCACCATCACCTCCCCACCACCAGaggtctcctcttcctcagagggagggatga
- the vps52 gene encoding vacuolar protein sorting-associated protein 52 homolog isoform X1 — MNMADDAAEAPAALDVNTSGNATDSAIAYLQDEKPDADMTHLNLGELDLTTDEYILDEVDIHIQANLEDDLVKEALKTGVDLRQYSKQVEVELQRIEQVSIRDYIKESQNIALLHNQITACDAILERMEGMLSGFQSDLSSISSEIQTLQQQSVSMNVRLKNRQAIRSHLSQLVDELVVPGAMISTILESPVTEQDFLEQLHELNNKINFAKELSFRETLACSDIQDIVDRLKIKAVSKIREFILQKIYSFRKPMTNYQIPQNTLLKYRFFYQFLLANERAVAKEIRDEYVDTMSKIYYSYFKSYSSRLLKVQYEEVADKDDLMGVEDTAKKGFFSKPSLKSRNTIFTLGQRGAVLSPSELEGPILVPHTVQRGDSRYPYETLFRSQHYALLDNGCREFLFLCDFFMAAGNSALDLFNSIMGKTLSMFLKSMSTYVSDCYDSIAVFLCIHIILRFRAITAKRNIPALDKYWDAVLELLWPRFELILEMNIHSIRNTDPQRLGVLDTRPHYITRRYAEFSSAIVSINQTFPNERTNALLGQLQVEVENFVLKMAAEFPSRRDQLIFLINNYDMMLGVLMERAADDSKEVEGFQQLLLARTQEFIEEILSPPFGGMIAFVKEAEALMEKGQLDRLKNDEARVTQLVRGFSSSWKQSVESMSQDVMRSFTNFKNGTSIIQGALTQLIQYYHGFHKVLNQPTFRSLAVRSELINLHHLMVEVKKHKPNF; from the exons aTGAACATGGCGGATGACGCTGCAGAAGCTCCGGCGGCTCTGGATGTAAACACTTCTGGAAACGCGACAGACTCCGCTATCGCGTATTTACAAGACGAG AAGCCTGACGCAGACATGACTCACCTGAACCTTGGAGAACTGGACCTCACCACTGATGAGTACATCCTCGATGAAGTGGACA TTCACATTCAGGCCAACCTGGAGGACGACCTGGTGAAGGAGGCGCTGAAGACG gGTGTTGACCTGCGACAGTACTCCAAAcaggtggaggtggagctgCAGAGGATCGAGCAGGTGTCCATCAGAGACT ACATCAAAGAGAGTCAGAACATCGCTCTCCTGCACAACCAGATCACCGCCTGTGACGCCATACTGGAG CGTATGGAGGGCATGCTGAGCGGCTTCCAGAGCGACCTGTCGTCCATCAGCAGTGAGATCCagacgctgcagcagcagtccGTCAGCATGAACGTGCGTCTGAAGAACCGTCAGGCCATACGCAGCCACCTCAGCCAGCTGGTGGACGAGCTGGTGGTTCCTGGAGCCATGATCTC CACCATCCTGGAGAGTCCGGTGACGGAGCAGGACTTCCTGGAGCAGCTTCACGAGCTCAACAACAAGATCAACTTTGCCAAAGAGCTGAGCTTCAGAGAGACGCTCGCCTGCTCCGACATCCAGGACATTGTCGACCGCCTCAAAATCAAG GCTGTGTCGAAGATCAGAGAGTTCATCCTGCAGAAGATCTACTCTTTCAGGAAGCCGATGACCAACTACCAGATCCCTCAGAACACTCTGCTCAAATACAG GTTTTTTTACCAGTTCCTCTTGGCCAATGAGAGGGCGGTTGCCAAGGAGATCCGAGATGAGTACGTGGACACGATGAGCAAGATTTACTACAGTTACTTCAAGTCATACAGCAGCAGGCTGCTCAAAGTGCAG TACGAGGAGGTGGCGGACAAAGACGACCTGATGGGAGTGGAAGACACGGCCAAGAAAG GTTTCTTCTCTAAACCTTCTCTGAAGAGCAGGAACACCATCTTCACCCTGGGACAGCGAGGAGCTGTCCTGAGTCCAAGTGAACTGGAGGGGCCAATACTGGTCCCACACACTGTCCAGAGAGGAGAcagcaga TATCCTTATGAGACGCTGTTTCGCAGTCAGCACTACGCACTGCTGGACAATGGCTGCAGAGAGTTCCTCTTCCTGTGCGACTTCTTCATGGCTGCAGGAAACTCCGCCCTCGACCTCTTCAACAGCATCATGGGCAAAACGCTCAGCATGTTTCTG AAAAGTATGTCCACGTACGTCTCTGACTGCTACGACAGCATCGCCGTGTTCCTGTGTATCCACATCATCCTGAGGTTCAGAGCCATCACCGCCAAGAGGAACATCCCCGCCCTCGACAA gtaCTGGGACGCTGTGCTGGAGCTGCTGTGGCCGAGGTTTGAGTTGATCCTGGAGATGAACATCCACAGCATCAGAAACACAGACCCTCAGAGACTGGGAGTACTGGACACCAGACCACACTAT atcACTCGTCGTTACGCAGAGTTCTCGTCAGCCATCGTCAGCATCAACCAGACGTTTCCCAACGAGAGAACCAACGCTCTGCTGGGACAACTGCAG GTGGAAGTGGAGAACTTTGTCCTGAAGATGGCAGCAGAGTTTCCCTCCAGACGAGATCAGCTCATCTTCCTCATTAATAATTATGATATGATGCTGGGTGTCCTCATG GAGAGGGCAGCAGACGACAGTAAAGAGGTTGAAGGTTTCCAGCAGCTTCTTCTGGCCAGAACACAG GAGTTTATCGAGGAGATTTTGTCTCCGCCCTTTGGCGGGATGATTGCTTTCGTGAAGGAGGCCGAGGCACTGATGGAGAAAGGTCAACTCGACCGACTGAAGAACGATGAAG CTCGGGTGACTCAGCTGGTCCGAGGGTTTTCATCTTCATGGAAACAGTCGGTGGAATCGATGAGTCAGGACGTCATGAGGTCCTTCACCAACTTCAAGAATGGCACCAGTATCatacag GGCGCCCTCACTCAGCTCATCCAGTATTACCACGGCTTCCACAAGGTCCTGAACCAGCCGACGTTCCGCAGCCTGGCCGTCCGCTCCGAGCTCATCAACCTGCACCACCTGATGGTCGAGGTCAAGAAGCACAAACCCAACTTCTAA
- the LOC131447316 gene encoding E3 ubiquitin-protein ligase RING2-A-like isoform X4: MAAPVNIQTTSKTWELSLYELHRSPQEAIMDGTEVAVSPRSLHSELMCPICLDMLKNTMTTKECLHRFCSDCIVTALRSGNKECPTCRKKLVSRRSLRRDSNFDALISKIYPSREEYEAHQQRVLDRLNRLHNPDALSSSIEEGLRQQARYRNHRVKKPTQESDNTTFSGGEDNGDTRSHVSHDSTPSHMPHPCGQTSSEAGPSRKRPRVSEDGSGLEADSGSPTPPLRHQEEGPASEIELVFRPQPQLVHRHDYNQTRFVKTTANATVDHLSKYLALRIALEDRRTNEETQDRGREGSSLSQVSEKQYTIYIITQGGQFSTLNGSLTLELVNEKYWKVRKPLELYYAPTKEQPAPSPPHHQRSPLPQREG; this comes from the exons ATGGCAGCACCGGTGAACATCCAGACAACGAGCAAGACGTGGGAGTTGAGTCTGTACGAGCTGCACAGGAGCCCGCAG GAGGCGATCATGGACGGGACAGAGGTGGCCGTGTCTCCTCGCTCTCTGCACAGCGAGCTCATGTGTCCCATCTGTCTGGACATGCTGAAGAACACCATGACAACCAAAGAGTGTCTGCACCGCTTCTGCTCCGACTGCATCGTCACCGCTCTGCGATCAGG GAACAAGGAGTGTCCAACCTGCAGGAAGAAGTTGGTGTCCCGACGTTCGCTGCGTCGAGACTCTAACTTTGACGCGCTGATCTCTAAAATCTACCCGAGTCGCGAAGAGTACGAGGCTCATCAGCAGCGAGTCCTGGATCGACTCAACCGACTCCACAACCCGGACGCTCTGAGCTCCAGCATCGAGGAGGGGCTGAGACAACAGGCGCGCTACAG GAACCACCGGGTGAAGAAGCCGACTCAGGAAAGTGACAACACCACATTCAGTGGTGGGGAAGACAACGGTGACACCCGGTCACACGTGTCCCATGACTCCACCCCCTCACACATGCCACACCCCTGTGGGCAGACATCCTCAGAGGCCGGGCCGAGCCGCAAGAGGCCGCGTGTCTCAGAGGACGGCTCGGGGCTAGAGGCTGACAGCGGGAGCCCGACGCCTCCACTGAGACACCAGGAAGAGGGGCCGGCCTCAGAGATCGAGCTGGTGTTCAGACCACAACCACAGCTAGTCCACCGCCACGACTACAACCAGACCAG ATTTGTGAAGACGACAGCCAACGCCACTGTGGACCATCTGTCCAAATACCTGGCTCTGCGCATTGCTCTAGAGGACAGACGGACCAATGAGGAGACACAGgacagggggagggaggggtccAGTCTGAGCCAAGTCAGTGAGAAACAGTACACCATCTACATCATCACCCAAGGAGGACAGTTCTCT acgCTGAACGGTTCTCTGACTCTGGAACTCGTCAATGAGAAATACTGGAAGGTCAGGAAACCGCTGGAGCTCTACTATGCTCCCACCAAGGAGCAACCTGCACCATCACCTCCCCACCACCAGaggtctcctcttcctcagagggagggatga